A window of Spirochaetaceae bacterium contains these coding sequences:
- a CDS encoding flagellar FlbD family protein, whose translation MIKLTLLGKAGKTFYLNPHIIEHIELVPDTTITLLSGRVIVVSEDYETITERIIDYRRKIGAFKNEE comes from the coding sequence ATGATAAAATTAACGTTACTTGGTAAGGCGGGCAAAACTTTTTATTTAAATCCGCATATTATTGAGCATATTGAGCTGGTGCCCGATACCACTATTACTTTGCTTTCGGGCCGGGTAATAGTGGTAAGCGAAGATTACGAAACCATTACCGAGCGAATAATTGATTACAGACGTAAAATTGGGGCCTTTAAGAACGAGGAGTAA
- a CDS encoding MotA/TolQ/ExbB proton channel family protein: MIVLSMLLGGAGLGLYADLPSAVLVIFGSLGTTIMSVDMATLRALPKAMRKVWNRDKINVQEIIMQLVGFSESARKDGLLSLDDSVKDVEDSFLQTGLRLMVDGTDPLIIRRILELELEQLEERHGRVVSFFTKWATYAPAYGMMGTVIGLVAMMANMTDSSAIGRGMALALITTLYGSFVANVFALPVADKLMVRNDMELETKVIMMEGILSIQSGENPRLLEQKLYGFLPPKQRPAQKEI; encoded by the coding sequence ATGATTGTGCTTTCCATGTTATTGGGAGGCGCAGGTTTAGGGCTGTATGCCGACTTACCATCGGCCGTTTTGGTTATCTTTGGCTCACTTGGTACTACTATTATGAGTGTGGATATGGCTACCCTCAGGGCTTTACCTAAGGCTATGCGTAAAGTATGGAACCGCGATAAAATAAACGTGCAAGAAATTATTATGCAGTTAGTGGGTTTTAGCGAAAGCGCCCGTAAAGATGGTTTACTTAGCCTTGATGACAGCGTAAAAGATGTAGAAGATTCGTTTTTACAAACCGGCCTGCGTTTAATGGTTGACGGTACCGACCCTCTCATTATTAGGCGTATCTTAGAGCTGGAACTTGAGCAATTAGAAGAAAGACACGGGAGAGTAGTAAGTTTTTTCACCAAATGGGCTACTTATGCGCCGGCTTATGGTATGATGGGTACCGTTATTGGGCTGGTAGCGATGATGGCTAACATGACCGATAGCTCCGCTATCGGTCGCGGTATGGCGCTGGCCCTTATTACTACTTTGTATGGTTCGTTTGTAGCCAACGTCTTTGCCTTGCCTGTAGCCGATAAACTTATGGTACGTAACGATATGGAGCTGGAAACTAAAGTTATTATGATGGAAGGTATTTTATCTATCCAAAGCGGCGAAAACCCACGTTTATTAGAGCAAAAACTTTATGGCTTTTTACCGCCTAAACAGCGACCGGCTCAAAAAGAAATTTAG
- a CDS encoding OmpA family protein encodes MARTKKKEQKAGTGWLMTFTDMVTLLLVFFVLMLGDPVTDNNRMQLVLASFSGLGPLTGGMTLSPGRLAQMGASVEAFPSNQRAASLDQAIERAISAIRTETQNMLQVEHIPERGIVITLTGDAFFRPGSPDVDIERTRTILDNLAHLFNSAELFGRTFRIEGHTDSQETSPFFRSGWELSAARANNILHYLVDFGAPQRQFQVVAYSNMRPARGFEANTPENRAMNRRVEIVILTDGQL; translated from the coding sequence ATGGCACGAACAAAGAAAAAAGAGCAAAAAGCCGGTACCGGCTGGTTAATGACCTTTACCGACATGGTTACCTTGTTGCTGGTTTTCTTTGTTTTAATGCTTGGCGACCCGGTAACCGATAACAACCGTATGCAATTAGTATTGGCCAGCTTTAGCGGCTTAGGCCCTTTAACCGGCGGTATGACATTAAGCCCCGGCCGGTTGGCGCAAATGGGGGCTTCGGTAGAGGCGTTTCCTTCCAACCAGCGGGCGGCCTCGCTGGACCAAGCAATCGAGCGGGCTATTTCGGCCATTCGTACCGAAACCCAAAATATGCTACAGGTAGAACATATCCCCGAGCGCGGTATCGTTATTACCTTAACCGGTGATGCCTTTTTTAGGCCGGGCAGCCCCGATGTAGATATTGAACGCACACGTACCATTTTAGATAATTTGGCTCATCTTTTTAATAGCGCCGAGCTTTTTGGCCGCACCTTTAGGATAGAGGGCCACACCGATAGCCAAGAGACAAGCCCGTTTTTTAGGAGCGGCTGGGAACTATCGGCGGCTAGGGCCAATAATATTTTGCATTATTTGGTGGATTTTGGCGCACCGCAGCGGCAGTTTCAGGTAGTGGCATATTCTAATATGCGGCCGGCCAGAGGGTTCGAGGCCAATACGCCCGAAAACAGGGCGATGAACAGGCGGGTAGAGATAGTTATACTTACCGATGGGCAGCTTTAG
- a CDS encoding flagellar basal body-associated FliL family protein, with protein sequence MSDTMDDDLGGSSDDSSKPKKRGKLSGGSGLVKILTVVVGAILVLVFTVTVSVIVFTIMNRGNAGERLSGLSNQYIGVPDFDFAEPIEIRGRTNDRVPRTFVVTVVLGYRMGETATSEEIMRRRSQLQDLIRSFFSEQSVDDFAASNENQLKAELEQRINRILSRGSVSTILFTNFMVDF encoded by the coding sequence ATGAGTGATACCATGGATGACGACTTAGGCGGCAGCAGTGACGATTCATCTAAACCAAAAAAACGCGGCAAACTTAGTGGTGGTTCTGGCCTTGTAAAAATTCTTACGGTGGTAGTAGGGGCTATTTTGGTACTGGTCTTTACCGTAACGGTGTCGGTTATTGTCTTCACTATTATGAATAGAGGCAATGCCGGCGAGCGTTTAAGCGGCTTATCTAACCAATATATAGGTGTGCCCGATTTTGACTTTGCCGAACCTATCGAAATACGCGGCCGCACCAACGACCGTGTACCGCGCACCTTTGTGGTAACGGTGGTGTTGGGTTACAGAATGGGCGAAACGGCTACTTCGGAAGAAATTATGCGCCGCCGCAGTCAGCTGCAAGATTTAATCCGCAGCTTTTTTAGCGAACAAAGCGTTGATGATTTTGCGGCCAGTAACGAAAATCAGTTAAAGGCCGAGCTGGAGCAACGGATTAACCGTATATTGAGCAGGGGTAGTGTAAGCACTATTTTATTTACTAATTTTATGGTAGATTTTTAA
- the fliM gene encoding flagellar motor switch protein FliM: protein MTEVLSQDEIDQLLSTINSGGIPTEEVNAVSSPKNKNVKIYDFKRPDKFSKEQTRTIQLMHETFSRLSSTSLSAQLRSLVNMHVASVDQLTYEEFVRSIPSPTALAVISMDPLKGQAILEIDPAITFSIIDLLFGGTGEGSKVNRELTEIEQAVLESIVVRILGNMKEAWGNVIELRARLSQIETNPQFAQIVPPNEMVILVTIQTKVKDIEGMMNFCIPYLTLEPIISKLSSQYWFSSVRRGFTTENMITLRDKLSQVSVDIAAEVGAMEVAVKDVVELKVGDIIRLPNTKKTDPLILRIGNRPKFECRPGLVGRKVAVQITKKLEELYAEEYEELVKNEGDDE, encoded by the coding sequence ATGACAGAAGTTCTTTCGCAAGATGAAATAGACCAACTCCTCTCTACAATTAATAGCGGCGGTATCCCTACCGAAGAGGTAAATGCCGTTAGCTCGCCTAAAAATAAAAATGTTAAAATTTACGATTTTAAGCGGCCCGATAAATTTAGTAAAGAGCAAACGCGTACTATCCAATTAATGCACGAAACCTTTTCGCGCCTGTCTAGTACCAGCTTAAGCGCCCAGCTGCGCAGCTTAGTTAATATGCACGTAGCCAGCGTAGACCAGCTAACTTACGAAGAATTTGTGCGCTCTATTCCCAGCCCAACGGCGCTGGCCGTTATTAGTATGGACCCGCTTAAGGGCCAAGCTATCCTCGAGATAGACCCGGCCATTACTTTTTCTATCATCGATTTACTGTTTGGCGGTACCGGTGAGGGCAGCAAAGTAAACCGCGAGCTTACCGAAATTGAGCAGGCGGTACTCGAGAGTATCGTGGTGCGTATATTAGGTAATATGAAAGAGGCGTGGGGGAACGTTATCGAGCTTAGAGCACGTTTAAGCCAGATAGAAACCAACCCGCAATTTGCCCAGATTGTGCCGCCTAACGAAATGGTTATTTTGGTTACTATCCAAACTAAGGTAAAAGATATTGAGGGTATGATGAACTTTTGTATCCCGTATCTTACCCTAGAGCCTATTATTAGTAAACTTAGTTCGCAATATTGGTTTAGCAGCGTGCGGCGCGGCTTTACCACCGAAAATATGATAACGCTGCGTGATAAATTAAGCCAAGTAAGCGTGGATATTGCCGCCGAAGTAGGGGCAATGGAAGTGGCCGTTAAAGATGTGGTAGAGCTAAAGGTGGGCGATATTATTAGGCTGCCTAACACCAAAAAGACCGACCCGTTAATTTTGCGCATTGGTAACCGGCCTAAATTTGAATGCCGTCCCGGCCTTGTAGGCCGCAAAGTGGCGGTACAAATTACCAAAAAGCTGGAAGAACTTTACGCCGAAGAATACGAAGAGCTGGTAAAGAATGAGGGAGATGACGAATAA
- the fliN gene encoding flagellar motor switch protein FliN, translating into MMGDGALSQDEINALLSGNNLGEVSEENGITDSQLNKIKELFKTAATSLGNVMSSMAGPDVAVKLLGAGISSKEELLGALEDKVFDITVNYSGDVNGGHYFLINESDALAFGSLLVGQPIDSVDGEVESAFSELFSQFTGGMVTIISMQTGKNFSPVAANAQLADKGLSRIPGAFIELKYEVTFDDKQFILYEIFDEYVAGSFENNQNEGSSVKMSDSNQFSGGAGKGQTPNVQGVQFPNLTAGGGSSENHNISLLMNVQMELTVELGRAKWQIKDILGLGEGTIIELDKLAGEPVDILVNHNLIARGEVVVIDENFGVRVTEIISGMDKFAGNN; encoded by the coding sequence ATGATGGGAGATGGAGCTCTTTCACAAGATGAAATAAACGCCCTGCTTTCCGGCAACAATCTTGGTGAAGTTAGCGAAGAAAACGGTATTACCGATAGTCAGCTTAACAAAATTAAAGAACTGTTTAAAACGGCGGCTACCAGCTTAGGCAACGTAATGAGCAGTATGGCCGGCCCCGATGTAGCCGTTAAGTTATTGGGCGCCGGGATTAGCAGTAAAGAAGAATTGCTGGGCGCTTTAGAAGATAAAGTTTTTGATATTACCGTAAATTATAGCGGCGATGTCAATGGCGGCCATTATTTTTTAATTAACGAAAGCGATGCACTCGCTTTTGGTTCGCTGCTGGTAGGCCAGCCGATTGATAGTGTAGACGGCGAGGTAGAAAGCGCCTTTAGCGAGCTTTTTAGCCAGTTTACCGGCGGTATGGTTACCATTATTAGTATGCAAACGGGCAAAAATTTTTCGCCGGTAGCTGCCAATGCCCAGCTGGCCGATAAAGGCTTAAGCCGTATTCCCGGCGCTTTTATCGAACTTAAGTATGAAGTAACTTTTGACGATAAGCAGTTTATATTGTACGAAATTTTTGATGAGTATGTAGCCGGCTCTTTCGAGAATAATCAAAATGAAGGTAGTAGTGTAAAAATGAGTGATAGCAATCAGTTTAGCGGGGGGGCCGGTAAGGGGCAAACTCCAAATGTGCAAGGGGTGCAATTTCCCAACTTAACAGCTGGCGGCGGTAGCAGCGAAAACCATAATATCAGCCTACTCATGAATGTTCAGATGGAGCTTACCGTCGAGCTGGGTCGCGCCAAATGGCAAATAAAAGATATTTTAGGGCTGGGCGAAGGCACGATTATCGAGCTGGATAAGCTGGCCGGTGAGCCCGTTGATATATTGGTTAATCATAACCTGATTGCCCGCGGCGAAGTGGTGGTTATTGACGAAAACTTTGGTGTGAGAGTAACCGAGATTATCAGCGGTATGGATAAATTTGCAGGTAATAACTAA
- a CDS encoding flagellar biosynthetic protein FliO produces the protein MKTIKGGLLTAFLLLFSFALLAQEAEPTGEESIIIADNPENELFIGEATGGGAISFVRPIIALSVVIALLYGLFYLFRRLARPKGQQSEVIQVLATKNLTNQTAVHIVEIEGKLFILSSGEDIHLIKEIEAGEYSDSLKLTLSRNNEQTKSFAQLIGDKLRENNLEFKRPNRNSLDEQQKRLRDLTKGNEGE, from the coding sequence ATGAAAACCATTAAAGGCGGTTTATTAACCGCTTTTCTTTTATTATTTTCCTTTGCTTTATTAGCCCAAGAGGCCGAACCCACCGGTGAAGAAAGCATTATTATAGCCGATAACCCCGAGAACGAACTTTTTATCGGCGAGGCTACCGGCGGCGGGGCCATCTCTTTTGTGCGGCCTATCATTGCTTTATCTGTAGTTATTGCTTTACTTTACGGTTTATTTTATTTATTTAGGCGGCTGGCGCGCCCAAAAGGGCAGCAAAGCGAAGTGATACAGGTGCTGGCCACTAAAAATTTAACTAACCAAACGGCTGTGCATATTGTAGAAATTGAAGGGAAATTATTTATTTTAAGCTCTGGTGAAGATATTCATTTAATTAAAGAAATTGAAGCCGGCGAATATAGCGATAGCTTAAAGCTAACTTTAAGCCGTAATAACGAACAAACTAAAAGTTTTGCCCAGTTAATTGGCGATAAACTGCGCGAAAATAACCTAGAGTTTAAACGGCCTAACCGTAACTCACTTGATGAGCAACAAAAACGCCTGCGCGACTTAACTAAAGGGAATGAGGGAGAATAG
- the fliP gene encoding flagellar type III secretion system pore protein FliP (The bacterial flagellar biogenesis protein FliP forms a type III secretion system (T3SS)-type pore required for flagellar assembly.): protein MKRGLLLFLLLGLAQLAQAQVGPAAPLGPDLLPGGTIPIPFIELSMSEAASGSEVALSIQLMLLLAVLTLAPSFAVLLTSFLRISIVFDFVKRAMSLQQSPPPQVLNGVALFLTIFIMWPTFSDIYNNAIQPLSNGEISVAQMYTEAERPIRLFMFRQMSDNPENIRLFMRMRGLEDPHTLADVPTHVLIPAFILNELTIAFKIGVYIFVPFIIIDMVVASCLMAMGMIMLPPVMISMPFKLILFWLLDGWNLLARQIFLSFNI from the coding sequence GTGAAGAGAGGATTACTGTTATTCTTGTTATTAGGTTTAGCTCAGCTCGCTCAAGCGCAAGTAGGGCCGGCCGCACCGCTAGGCCCCGATTTACTGCCGGGCGGCACTATCCCTATTCCTTTTATCGAGTTATCGATGAGTGAGGCCGCCAGCGGCAGCGAAGTAGCTTTAAGTATTCAGTTAATGTTATTGCTGGCGGTGCTTACCTTAGCCCCTTCTTTTGCCGTGCTTTTAACCAGCTTTTTGCGTATCTCTATCGTTTTTGATTTTGTTAAAAGAGCGATGAGTTTACAGCAATCACCGCCGCCGCAAGTACTTAACGGGGTAGCCCTCTTTTTAACCATCTTTATAATGTGGCCAACTTTTAGCGATATTTACAACAACGCCATTCAGCCGTTAAGTAACGGCGAAATTAGCGTAGCCCAAATGTATACCGAAGCCGAGCGGCCCATTAGGTTATTTATGTTTAGGCAAATGAGCGATAACCCCGAAAATATCCGCCTGTTTATGCGTATGCGCGGGCTGGAAGACCCGCACACGTTAGCCGATGTGCCAACGCATGTGCTTATCCCGGCTTTTATCTTAAACGAACTTACCATTGCCTTTAAAATTGGCGTTTACATTTTTGTGCCGTTTATTATTATTGATATGGTGGTGGCCAGCTGTTTAATGGCGATGGGTATGATAATGCTCCCGCCGGTGATGATAAGTATGCCTTTTAAGCTTATCCTGTTTTGGTTACTAGACGGCTGGAACTTACTGGCCCGGCAAATATTCTTAAGTTTTAATATTTAA